A stretch of Rhododendron vialii isolate Sample 1 chromosome 4a, ASM3025357v1 DNA encodes these proteins:
- the LOC131323171 gene encoding nudix hydrolase 23, chloroplastic isoform X3 — MLKAIQILGSSSSGFVSHRLKPHGNCALSLVPTSAKPSPLSCCPPRRTVKNVSSMKGRCFRAFPAYCTRSESNPDVTSPSSSPTLKSTVVGCLIEHDNKILLCQRKIQPSYGLWTLPAGYMEIGESAAEGAIRETWEEAGAEVEVLSPFAQLDIPRIGQTYIIFLAKLKRLHFSPGPESSDCRLFSFDDIPFDSLAFSSMLVTLNLYIADRKVGRPRFHYGTINKRPGTSPSDIQAYTLDYHLQS, encoded by the exons ATGCTTAAAGCTATACAAATTCTTGGTTCTTCCTCTTCTGGGTTCGTTTCGCACCGGTTGAAACCCCATGGGAATTGTGCCCTCTCTTTGGTTCCAACCTCTGCCAAACCATCACCTCTCTCCTGTTGCCCTCCAAGAAGAACCGTAAAGAATGTTTCTTCGATGAAGGGCCGTTGTTTCAGAGCATTTCCTGCGTATTGTACTCGTTCTGAGTCGAACCCAGATGTGACTTCACCTTCATCATCGCCCACGTTGAAGTCCACG GTTGTGGGTTGCCTCATTGAACATGATAACAAGATCCTGCTATGCCAGAGGAAGATTCAACCATCTTATGGTCTTTG GACTCTTCCAGCTGGTTATATGGAGATCGGGGAGTCTGCTGCGGAAGGAGCTATAAGAGAAACATGGGAAGAAGCAGGGGCAGAAGTGGAGGTGCTGTCACCTTTTGCACAATTAGACATCCCTCGTATAGGCCAA ACTTACATAATTTTCTTGGCAAAATTGAAGAGGCTCCACTTTTCCCCAGGTCCAGAATCATCGGATTGCAGGCTTTTCTCATTTGATGATATTCCTTTTGATTCTTTGGCATTTTCATCAATGTTGGTTACCTTAAACTTG TACATTGCAGATAGAAAGGTTGGAAGACCAAGGTTCCACTATGGCACCATTAATAAAAG gccTGGCACGAGCCCTTCCGATATTCAAGCCTATACGCTTGATTATCATTTGCAGTCCTGA
- the LOC131322872 gene encoding protein trichome birefringence-like 19 has protein sequence MQNFFFFVSQMRVNTFKLPNRYIYKLKPHRKAILLLIPTLIFLTFIPLDYFHHNLLARKLRLAPPCWVVNSNDTARAGLSHKCDVFRGKWVPYPKGPYYTNDSACVIQDGQNCVRFGRPDAEFMKWRWKPDECELPLFDGAQFLEIVKGKSMAFVGDSVARNQMQSLGCLLSSVATYVDESSTKSDRGFRRWLYTDYNFTLTLMRTTHLVKARGVENYPNNPIDLYLDEVDDSWANLAGDFDYIIISSGHWFSKQLMYYEKGKVVGCSLCQQNNVKDLTMYYGYRMAFETAFRALLDHQNFKGTVLLRTFSPAHFEAEEREGRGNCVRTRPFTKQEMKFDWYIWMLRMIQQDQLRAAKREGRRERGRRLKFRLLDVTEAMRRRPDGHPNHYGHPPEKKKPVADCLHWCLPGPIDLWNELLLHMLKIEDGEGEGLK, from the exons ATGcaaaactttttcttctttgtttctcAAATGAGGGTCAACACCTTTAAGCTTCCCAACAGATACATTTACAAACTCAAACCCCACAGAAAGGCAATCCTTCTTCTGATCCCAACCCTAATTTTTCTCACCTTCATTCCTCTTGACTATTTCCATCACAATTTGTTAGCCCGAAAATTGCGATTAGCACCGCCGTGTTGGGTGGTCAATTCTAACGACACCGCAAGAGCGGGATTATCGCATAAATGCGATGTGTTTAGAGGGAAATGGGTGCCATATCCCAAAGGGCCTTATTACACAAATGATAGTGCATGTGTGATTCAAGATGGCCAGAATTGTGTGAGATTTGGAAGGCCAGATGCAGAGTTCATGAAGTGGAGGTGGAAGCCAGATGAGTGTGAGTTACCACTGTTTGATGGGGCCCAGTTCTTGGAGATTGTCAAAGGGAAGTCCATGGCCTTTGTTGGGGACTCAGTTGCAAGAAATCAAATGCAGTCACTGGGTTGCCTCTTGAGTAGT GTTGCAACTTATGTGGATGAATCAAGCACAAAAAGTGATCGAGGATTCAGGCGCTGGCTCTACACAGATTACAATTTCACCCTAACACTTATGAGGACAACTCATTTGGTTAAAGCCCGCGGAGTggaaaattacccaaacaaCCCCATAGACCTCTACTTAGACGAGGTCGATGATTCTTGGGCAAATCTAGCTGGAGATTTTGACTACATAATCATCTCTTCTGGGCACTGGTTTTCGAAGCAATTGATGTACTATGAGAAGGGCAAGGTTGTTGGCTGCAGCTTGTGCCAGCAAAATAATGTGAAGGACCTCACCATGTATTATGGATACAG GATGGCATTCGAGACGGCATTCAGGGCACTTCTAGATCACCAAAACTTCAAGGGGACAGTACTTCTGAGGACATTTTCGCCGGCACACTTCGAGGCGGAGGAGAGGGAAGGGAGAGGGAATTGCGTGAGAACAAGGCCATTTACGAAGCAAGAAATGAAGTTCGATTGGTATATTTGGATGCTACGCATGATTCAGCAAGACCAATTACGGGCGGCAAAAAGGGAAGGAAGGAGGGAAAGGGGAAGGAGATTGAAATTCAGGTTATTGGATGTGACTGAAGCTATGAGGCGGAGGCCTGATGGGCACCCGAATCACTACGGGCACCCACCGGAGAAGAAGAAGCCTGTTGCCGATTGTCTCCATTGGTGCTTGCCTGGACCCATTGATTTGTGGAATGAGCTCTTGCTTCATATGTTGAAGATTGAAGATGGTGAAGGTGAAGGCCTCAAATGA
- the LOC131323171 gene encoding nudix hydrolase 23, chloroplastic isoform X2, whose product MLKAIQILGSSSSGFVSHRLKPHGNCALSLVPTSAKPSPLSCCPPRRTVKNVSSMKGRCFRAFPAYCTRSESNPDVTSPSSSPTLKSTGYIRKINFCQLCGGPTKHEIPDGEEKMRAICTLCGKIAYENPKMVVGCLIEHDNKILLCQRKIQPSYGLWTLPAGYMEIGESAAEGAIRETWEEAGAEVEVLSPFAQLDIPRIGQTYIIFLAKLKRLHFSPGPESSDCRLFSFDDIPFDSLAFSSMLVTLNLYIADRKVGRPRFHYGTINKRKYSLLLFECSRHSQRIQS is encoded by the exons ATGCTTAAAGCTATACAAATTCTTGGTTCTTCCTCTTCTGGGTTCGTTTCGCACCGGTTGAAACCCCATGGGAATTGTGCCCTCTCTTTGGTTCCAACCTCTGCCAAACCATCACCTCTCTCCTGTTGCCCTCCAAGAAGAACCGTAAAGAATGTTTCTTCGATGAAGGGCCGTTGTTTCAGAGCATTTCCTGCGTATTGTACTCGTTCTGAGTCGAACCCAGATGTGACTTCACCTTCATCATCGCCCACGTTGAAGTCCACG GGGTACATTCGAAAGATCAATTTCTGTCAGTTGTGTGGTGGCCCTACAAAGCATGAAATACCGGATGGGGAAGAGAAGATGAGAGCTATTTGCACACTCTGTGGGAAAATTGCTTATGAAAACCCGAAAATG GTTGTGGGTTGCCTCATTGAACATGATAACAAGATCCTGCTATGCCAGAGGAAGATTCAACCATCTTATGGTCTTTG GACTCTTCCAGCTGGTTATATGGAGATCGGGGAGTCTGCTGCGGAAGGAGCTATAAGAGAAACATGGGAAGAAGCAGGGGCAGAAGTGGAGGTGCTGTCACCTTTTGCACAATTAGACATCCCTCGTATAGGCCAA ACTTACATAATTTTCTTGGCAAAATTGAAGAGGCTCCACTTTTCCCCAGGTCCAGAATCATCGGATTGCAGGCTTTTCTCATTTGATGATATTCCTTTTGATTCTTTGGCATTTTCATCAATGTTGGTTACCTTAAACTTG TACATTGCAGATAGAAAGGTTGGAAGACCAAGGTTCCACTATGGCACCATTAATAAAAG GAAATATTCTCTCTTGCTATTTGAATGTAGCCGCCATTCTCAAAGAATACAGAGTTGA
- the LOC131323171 gene encoding nudix hydrolase 23, chloroplastic isoform X1, whose amino-acid sequence MLKAIQILGSSSSGFVSHRLKPHGNCALSLVPTSAKPSPLSCCPPRRTVKNVSSMKGRCFRAFPAYCTRSESNPDVTSPSSSPTLKSTGYIRKINFCQLCGGPTKHEIPDGEEKMRAICTLCGKIAYENPKMVVGCLIEHDNKILLCQRKIQPSYGLWTLPAGYMEIGESAAEGAIRETWEEAGAEVEVLSPFAQLDIPRIGQTYIIFLAKLKRLHFSPGPESSDCRLFSFDDIPFDSLAFSSMLVTLNLYIADRKVGRPRFHYGTINKRPGTSPSDIQAYTLDYHLQS is encoded by the exons ATGCTTAAAGCTATACAAATTCTTGGTTCTTCCTCTTCTGGGTTCGTTTCGCACCGGTTGAAACCCCATGGGAATTGTGCCCTCTCTTTGGTTCCAACCTCTGCCAAACCATCACCTCTCTCCTGTTGCCCTCCAAGAAGAACCGTAAAGAATGTTTCTTCGATGAAGGGCCGTTGTTTCAGAGCATTTCCTGCGTATTGTACTCGTTCTGAGTCGAACCCAGATGTGACTTCACCTTCATCATCGCCCACGTTGAAGTCCACG GGGTACATTCGAAAGATCAATTTCTGTCAGTTGTGTGGTGGCCCTACAAAGCATGAAATACCGGATGGGGAAGAGAAGATGAGAGCTATTTGCACACTCTGTGGGAAAATTGCTTATGAAAACCCGAAAATG GTTGTGGGTTGCCTCATTGAACATGATAACAAGATCCTGCTATGCCAGAGGAAGATTCAACCATCTTATGGTCTTTG GACTCTTCCAGCTGGTTATATGGAGATCGGGGAGTCTGCTGCGGAAGGAGCTATAAGAGAAACATGGGAAGAAGCAGGGGCAGAAGTGGAGGTGCTGTCACCTTTTGCACAATTAGACATCCCTCGTATAGGCCAA ACTTACATAATTTTCTTGGCAAAATTGAAGAGGCTCCACTTTTCCCCAGGTCCAGAATCATCGGATTGCAGGCTTTTCTCATTTGATGATATTCCTTTTGATTCTTTGGCATTTTCATCAATGTTGGTTACCTTAAACTTG TACATTGCAGATAGAAAGGTTGGAAGACCAAGGTTCCACTATGGCACCATTAATAAAAG gccTGGCACGAGCCCTTCCGATATTCAAGCCTATACGCTTGATTATCATTTGCAGTCCTGA
- the LOC131322871 gene encoding probable protein phosphatase 2C 25, with the protein MCSTLAKKMASSCWRPVRQYARMNKDNNTTTNKNDDGGGGSDGGDDDALLWCRDLEKHCYGELSFAVVQANEVLEDQSQVETGRDATFVGVYDGHGGPDASRFICDHLFRHLIRFAQQNGTISEEVLRSAYSATEDGFLSLVRRSCGIKPLIAAIGSCCLVGIIWKGTLYVANLGDSRAVVGYEGRSRKIVAEQLTTDHNASMEEVRQELQSLHPDDSHILVMKHGVWRIKGIIQVSRSIGDAYLKRPEFSLDPSFPRFQLPEPLRRPVLTSEPSICSRVLRPKDKFLIFASDGLWEHMTNQQAVDMVFNNPRAGIARRLIVSALNEAARKRQMRYDELKKFERGVRRFIHDDITVVVIFIDHELLHKKTSVPELSIRGFTNTVGPSNFSILQGQPIS; encoded by the exons ATGTGTTCGACGCTGGCAAAGAAGATGGCATCATCGTGCTGGCGACCCGTTCGACAATATGCCCGTATGAACAAGGATAAtaacaccaccaccaacaaaaaCGACGACGGCGGTGGTGGATCGGACGGCGGCGATGACGACGCGCTTCTCTGGTGCAGGGACCTGGAAAAGCACTGCTACGGCGAGCTCTCGTTCGCGGTGGTGCAGGCCAACGAGGTGTTAGAGGATCAGAGCCAGGTGGAGACGGGACGCGACGCCACGTTCGTCGGGGTCTACGACGGACACGGTGGCCCTGATGCCTCCCGCTTCATTTGTGACCACCTCTTTCGTCATCTCATCA GGTTTGCTcaacaaaatggaacaatatcTGAAGAGGTACTCAGGAGTGCTTATTCTGCTACTGAAGATGGATTTCTTTCTCTTGTGCGCCGGTCATGTGGAATAAAACCTTTGATTGCCGCCATCGGGTCTTGTTGTCTGGTTGGAATCATCTGGAAAGGGACGTTATATGTTGCTAATCTAGGTGATTCCAGAGCTGTAGTAGGCTACGAGGGTAGATCAAGAAAAATTGTTGCCGAGCAGTTGACTACGGATCACAATGCCAGCATGGAGGAGGTTAGACAAGAACTTCAGTCCTTGCATCCAGATGATTCACATATTCTTGTTATGAAGCACGGGGTGTGGCGTATCAAAGGGATCATTCAG GTTTCAAGATCTATAGGGGATGCATACTTAAAGAGGCCAGAGTTCTCACTTGATCCATCATTCCCACGGTTCCAGCTTCCCGAACCTCTCCGTCGGCCAGTTCTAACTTCTGAACCATCTATCTGTTCCAGAGTTTTACGGCCAAAGGACAAGTTTCTTATATTTGCATCTGACGGACTTTGGGAACACATGACAAACCAACAGGCTGTTGATATGGTGTTCAATAACCCTAGAGCA GGCATTGCGAGAAGACTTATTGTATCAGCTCTGAATGAAGCAGCTAGGAAAAGACAGATGAGATATGATGAACTAAAGAAGTTTGAAAGGGGAGTGAGACGGTTCATTCACGACGACATTACAGTGGTTGTCATCTTTATTGACCATGAGTTGCTGCATAAAAAAACCTCTGTTCCAGAACTATCAATACGAGGGTTCACCAATACTGTTGGGCCATCGAATTTCAGCATTCTTCAAGGGCAGCCAATTTCTTGA